One genomic window of Scatophagus argus isolate fScaArg1 chromosome 16, fScaArg1.pri, whole genome shotgun sequence includes the following:
- the LOC124073262 gene encoding retinoic acid receptor alpha-B-like isoform X2: protein MKMAEEDEDLLSACPCLSPSLCKQSGPGREELSLLCSGMSAIETESTSSGEDLLIPSPPSPPPPPRIYKPCFVCQDKSSGYHYGVSACEGCKGFFRRSIQKNMVYTCHRDKVCVINKVTRNRCQSCRLQKCLDVGMSKELVRNDRMKKKKEEKKQGEAEIYVLSADTEQMIERVRRAHQDTFPSLCQLGKYTTSNSSEHRVSLDVSLWDKFSELSTKCIIKTVEFAKQLPGFTTLTIADQITLLKAACLDILILRICTRYTPDQDTMTFSDGLTLNRTQMHNAGFGPLTDLVFSFANQLLPLEMDDAETGLLSAICLLCGDRQDLEEADKVDVLQEPIVEALKIYVRRRRPDKPCMFPKILMKITDLRSISVKGAERVITLKMEIPGSMPPLIQEMLENSEGLEGHGAGGGKGGGGGGKGRGGREEEDTELRSCHPSPSPELVPSPSPSTASCSPSPST from the exons GGACCCGGTAGAGAGGAGCTGAGCCTCCTCTGTAGTGGAATGTCTG ctaTAGAGACCGAAAGCACGAGTTCAGGAGAGGACCTGCTCATACCCAGCCCCCCTTCACCACCTCCTCCGCCTCGCATCTACAAGCCCTGCTTCGTATGTCAGGACAAATCTTCAGGATACCACTATGGAGTCAGCGCCTGTGAGGGTTGCAAG GGTTTCTTCAGGAGGAGTATCCAGAAGAACATGGTGTACACATGTCACAGAGACAAAGTCTGTGTCATAAACAAGGTGACGAGGAACCGGTGCCAGTCCTGTCGACTGCAGAAATGCCTCGATGTTGGCATGTCCAAGGAAC TGGTGCGAAATGacagaatgaagaagaagaaggaagagaagaagcaggGGGAGGCAGAGATCTACGTCTTGTCAGCAGACACGGAGCAGATGATTGAACGAGTTCGCCGCGCCCATCAGGACacatttccctccctctgtcagcTGGGAAAATACACCACG AGCAACAGCTCCGAGCACCGCGTCTCTCTGGACGTCAGCCTATGGGACAAGTTCAGCGAGTTGTCCACTAAGTGCATCATTAAGACAGTGGAGTTTGCCAAGCAGCTGCCTGGCTTCACAACGTTAACCATAGCTGACCAGATTACCCTGCTCAAAGCCGCCTGCCTCGACATACTG ATTCTAAGGATCTGCACCCGCTACACCCCAGACCAGGACACCATGACTTTCTCCGACGGTTTGACGCTGAACcgcacacagatgcacaatgCCGGGTTTGGCCCTCTCACAGACCTTGTGTTCTCCTTCGCCAACCAGCTGCTCCCGCTGGAGATGGACGACGCAGAGACAGGATTACTAAGCGCCATCTGCCTGCTCTGTGGAG ACCGTCAGGATCTGGAGGAGGCAGACAAGGTGGATGTTCTTCAGGAGCCAATTGTTGAAGCCTTGAAG ATctatgtgaggaggaggaggcctgaTAAACCCTGTATGTTTCCCAAGATACTGATGAAGATTACTGACCTCAGGAGCATCAGTGTGAAGG GAGCAGAGCGAGTAATCACACTGAAAATGGAGATACCTGGATCCATGCCTCCTCTCATCCAGGAGATGTTGGAGAACTCTGAGGGACTGGAGGGGCATGGAGCTgggggagggaaaggaggaggtggaggggggaaggggagaggaggtagagaagaggaagacacagaGCTCAGAAGCTGTCATCCAAGTCCATCACCCGAATTAGTTCCCTCTCCCAGTCCAAGCACTGCGTCCtgctccccctccccctccacctga